The DNA segment GTTATGCAAATCGCCCAGGAATTGGCGGGCTATAGTCTGGGCGGTGCAGATATGTTGCGCCGGGCCATGGGTAAGAAAAAACCTGAAGAAATGGCCAAGCAGCGGCAGACCTTTGAAGAGGGTGCGAAAAGCAAAGGGGTTGATCCAACCCTGGCGATCAAAATCTTTGATCTGGTGGAAAAATTTGCCGGTTATGGTTTTAATAAATCCCACTCCGCAGCGTATGCCTTGGTGTCCTACCAGACCGCCTGGCTAAAAGCCCATTACCCCGCTGAGTTTATGGCGGCCACCATGAGCTCGGAATTACAAAACACCGATAAAATCGTTATCTTTATTGAAGAATGCCGGGCGATGAAACTGGACTATCGCCTGCCGGACGTGAATGAAGGCGAGTATATGTTTACCGTGAACAAGGAGGGGGCGATTGTTTACGGTCTGGGGGCGATTAAAGGTTTGGGTGAAGGCCCAATAGAAAATATTATTGCCGCCCGGGAAGAGGGTGGCCCGTTTAACAACCTGTTTGATTTCTGTGAGCGTACCGACCCGCGCAAAGTGAATAAGCGTGCGATTGAAGCCCTGATACGTTCCGGCTCCTTTGATACCCTGGGTGTTGAAAGGGCCGTATTGCTGTCCGCTATGCCCGAAGCGGTAAAAGCGGCTGAGCAAAGTGCCGGTAACCGCGATGCGGGGATGATGGATTTATTTGGCGAAGTGGTACAGGCTGATGATAGCGGTGATGTCTATGCCGACCATCATAAAGTCAGGCCGCTCACCCCCAAAGAAAAACTCGGTGGCGAGAAAGATACGCTGGGCCTTTATGTTACCGGCCACCCGATTGATGAATATGAGAAAGAGTTGCGCCAGTTTGTGCGCAATCGCATTGTTGATTTAAAAGCCGATTTTAATAACCAGACCATGGCTGGCCTGGTGGTCGATTTACGCACCATGAAAAACAAGCGCGGCGATACCATGGCGTTTCTAACTCTGGATGACCGTTCGGCCCGTATTGAAATCAGCTTATTTTCAGAGGCCTTTGAGCTAGCCAGAGAAAAAATCAGCAAAGGTGCCATCCTGGTGGTAGAAGGCAAGGTCAGCTTTGATGATTATTCTGGACAGCTTAAGGTGCGCGGCAGCACCGTAAGAACTCTGTTAGACGCTCGTCAGTCGAATGTGAAGGCGCTGGAGCTGACCTTGCAAACCGCCGACTTTAACGGCATCAATGGCAGCAACGGCTTTAGCAATGAGTTTAAGCGCTTATTGGAGCCGAGCCGTTTAAATGGCCGCTGCCCGGTATTTATCGATTACCAGCGCGATGGCGCCAAAGGCCAGGTCAGGCTGGGCAGTGAATGGCAGATCCAACCCAGTGATGAGCTTATTCAACGTTTAAAAGACCGGTTTGGGGACAATAGCGTCCGCCTGAACTTTGGCGAGTAAAATGCTTTTTACCGCGACATAAGGTCGACTATAAGGCCAGAATCGCGTATCGTTGCGCAGATAAAATTATTAGCCTGTAGCCTTGGAAACAGCGCAAGACAATACGACATTCGCAGACGCAAAAAAGACTCTGAATTGACATTATGAACCCCAATTACCTCGATTTTGAACAACCCATCGCCGAGCTGGAAGTAAAGATAGAAGAGCTGCAGCTAGTGGGCTCCGATAATGACATCAATATCGGCGAAGAGATCAATAAACTCCGTGAAAAAAGCACCAAACTAACCGAGAAAATTTATTCTGACCTCAGCCCCTGGGAGACGGTCAAAGTTGCTCGTCACCCCATGCGCCCCTATACACTGGATTATATCTCCCGTGTATTTACCGACTTTGAAGAACTGCACGGCGACCGCCACTTTGCCGATGATGCCGCTATTGTCGGCGGTCTGGCCCGATTAAATGGTGAGCCAGTCATGGTGATTGGCCAGGAAAAAGGCCGCGGTGTTCAGGAAAAAGTCAAACGTAACTTTGGTATGCCCAAGCCTGAAGGCTACCGTAAAGCCCTGCGCTTAATGGAGATGGCCGAACGCTTTAAATTGCCTATCGTCACCCTGATCGACACACCGGGAGCCTATCCGGGTATTGATTCAGAAGAGCGTGGTATTTCCGAAGCTATTGCCCAGAATTTGGCCGTGATGTCACGGTTAAAAACCCCGATTATCTGCGTGGTGATTGGCGAAGGTAGTTCCGGCGGTGCTTTAGGTATCGGTGTAGGTGATCACTTGGCCATGCTGCAATATGCCACCTACTTTGTTATCTCCCCCGAAGGTTGCGCCAATATTATTTGGAAAACCTCGGAAAAGGCTCCTGATGCTGCTGAAGCGATGGGTTTAACCTCAACTGTTCTTGAGGGTTTGGGGATTGTAGATGCCACCATTAAAGAGCCACTGGGCGGTGCTCACCGTGATATCGATGTGATGGCGGCTCGAATTAAAGAGCACCTGATTGAACAGTTAGCCACGCTTAATGAGTTGCCAGAAGATCAGTTATTAGACAAGCGCTACCAGCGTCTAATGTCCTACGGCAACGAGTAAAACCAGGGGGCTACGCTTAACCACCCGGCGAAGAAGTCTATGTCTTTTTCATCCAGCCAGTTGGCTAAACAGCTTTCCCCCTACCGCAATGCGCCGCGCTGGCTGGTAGCCTATAGTGGCGGTGTTGA comes from the Oceanicoccus sagamiensis genome and includes:
- a CDS encoding acetyl-CoA carboxylase carboxyltransferase subunit alpha yields the protein MNPNYLDFEQPIAELEVKIEELQLVGSDNDINIGEEINKLREKSTKLTEKIYSDLSPWETVKVARHPMRPYTLDYISRVFTDFEELHGDRHFADDAAIVGGLARLNGEPVMVIGQEKGRGVQEKVKRNFGMPKPEGYRKALRLMEMAERFKLPIVTLIDTPGAYPGIDSEERGISEAIAQNLAVMSRLKTPIICVVIGEGSSGGALGIGVGDHLAMLQYATYFVISPEGCANIIWKTSEKAPDAAEAMGLTSTVLEGLGIVDATIKEPLGGAHRDIDVMAARIKEHLIEQLATLNELPEDQLLDKRYQRLMSYGNE